Genomic segment of Polynucleobacter necessarius:
GGTGTTGAGTGGCGGCCGAGTTGTCGCGCCGGGTGTGGCGGCAGTAAGCGAATGGGCCGATGCCAATCGATTTTTTGGCGGCGTAGAATTGTTCAAAGCGAACAAGGCGCCACTGTTGATTTTTACCGGAGGATGGGCGCCGTGGGAGCCCAAGGCCAAGCCAGAGGGTGAGTTATTGATCAAATACGCCAAAGCCCTGGGCGTGCCGGCTAAGAGTATGTTTACCACCGGCGCGGTAGTGAATACGGCAGAGGAAGCCGAAGCTGTTGCCGCACTTCTGTTACAGCGATCTTTCGTTGACACAGGGCGACGAGGGGCGCATCCGCATGTGTTGCTGGTGACTTCAGCCTTACATATGCTGAGGGCACAAGGGTTGTTTGAGCACGCGGGTCTGAAAGTGACGCCATTTCCGGTAGATTTCAAGGTATCAGCTGGCAGTGAGTTGGGAATCCTGGATTTTCTCCCTAGTGCGGGGGCTTTGAATCAAACTGAACAGGTGTGGCGCGAGATGTACGGTCGTGCGTATTATGGGGTGCGCAGCGTGAGAAAAACAAGATGAACGGATTAAGGT
This window contains:
- a CDS encoding YdcF family protein, whose translation is MLSGGRVVAPGVAAVSEWADANRFFGGVELFKANKAPLLIFTGGWAPWEPKAKPEGELLIKYAKALGVPAKSMFTTGAVVNTAEEAEAVAALLLQRSFVDTGRRGAHPHVLLVTSALHMLRAQGLFEHAGLKVTPFPVDFKVSAGSELGILDFLPSAGALNQTEQVWREMYGRAYYGVRSVRKTR